A window of Luteolibacter flavescens contains these coding sequences:
- the ligD gene encoding DNA ligase D yields the protein MAASGRSRKSAALGKYRKKRSFAETPEPAGKRGSKSGRSYVIQEHHARSHHFDFRLEMNGVLVSWAVPRGMPASREEKRLAVHVEDHPLEYGSFEGEIPEGNYGAGTVTIWDSGEWLPKERAWKKSFSGGKLKFFLRGGRLQGEYLLVKSGEEPNWLLRKLSDEAPAKPVEQLDREKPAFIPFQLARVVSTVPEGDDWIHEIKLDGYRIQAVKTGKTVKLYTRNGHDWTDRFGTLATRIGKLSTKDFILDGEAVVHDKKGRTSFGLLQEALGVRGKKRSGAEISFVCFDILHHNGVNLRPLPLSERLKWLDRLSLEDKGPLRRSKTWPAENGPELFREACRLGLEGVISKKLTQPYAPDRREWSKSKCRPRQEFIVCGYLPPKSSLPAFSSLVLGTLENNRLVPRGKVGTGFKEDERRSLLKKLNPLKTSRAAFDIEDRKVVWVSPELVVEVEYAEITRDGSIRQGCFIALREDKGPREVHLDGIRSASAHNESSKVCGIVISNPDRVVFPSDGITKIEVASYFERVGELMMPFLIRKPLAVLRAPEGLAGQQFFQKSFPTHLPRHVYQRTLDDGTEIFTIRNVKGLVSLAQFGVIEIHPWGAPLPQGDKPDSLIWDLDPDASVPWVEVKGAAILLRDFLAERGLDTIVKTSGGKGLHVILPVKKQHGWDVLKPFTKEVARQIASLSPQQFTITASKAKRSGKIYIDWLRNGRGATCIAPWCVRARPGAPVSMPISWSDLRSLQPAGFSFQEPPQMPSDWTNIVAQKISKAVIKDLGL from the coding sequence ATGGCTGCAAGCGGAAGATCGAGGAAGTCGGCGGCGCTGGGCAAGTATCGCAAGAAGCGCAGCTTCGCTGAAACCCCTGAGCCAGCTGGAAAGCGGGGCAGCAAATCGGGCCGCTCCTACGTCATCCAGGAACATCACGCCCGTAGCCACCACTTCGACTTCAGGCTGGAGATGAATGGTGTGCTGGTCAGTTGGGCGGTGCCGAGAGGCATGCCGGCAAGTCGCGAGGAAAAGCGCCTTGCGGTCCACGTTGAAGATCATCCTCTGGAATATGGATCCTTCGAGGGAGAAATCCCGGAAGGAAATTATGGAGCCGGGACCGTGACCATCTGGGATAGCGGGGAATGGCTGCCAAAGGAGCGCGCGTGGAAGAAGAGCTTCTCCGGGGGGAAGCTGAAATTCTTTCTGCGCGGAGGCCGACTACAAGGCGAGTATCTCCTCGTGAAGTCCGGCGAAGAGCCAAACTGGCTTCTGCGAAAGCTTTCAGACGAAGCTCCCGCCAAGCCTGTCGAGCAACTTGACCGCGAGAAGCCCGCGTTCATCCCCTTCCAACTCGCCCGCGTGGTTTCCACCGTGCCCGAGGGAGACGATTGGATTCATGAAATCAAGCTCGATGGCTACCGCATCCAGGCGGTGAAGACAGGAAAGACGGTGAAGCTGTACACGCGTAACGGCCATGACTGGACTGACAGGTTCGGCACCTTGGCCACCCGCATCGGGAAGCTTTCAACGAAGGACTTCATCCTCGACGGCGAGGCGGTGGTCCATGACAAGAAGGGTCGGACGAGCTTCGGATTGCTTCAGGAAGCACTCGGAGTTCGAGGGAAGAAAAGGTCCGGTGCGGAGATCAGCTTCGTCTGTTTCGACATCCTGCATCATAACGGGGTAAATCTTCGTCCGCTGCCTCTTTCCGAACGCCTGAAGTGGCTGGACCGTCTGTCGCTTGAAGACAAAGGGCCGCTCCGCCGGTCGAAGACATGGCCAGCCGAAAACGGTCCTGAACTGTTCCGGGAGGCGTGTCGTCTCGGCTTGGAGGGCGTCATCTCCAAGAAGCTCACCCAGCCCTACGCTCCCGATCGCCGCGAGTGGAGCAAGAGCAAGTGCAGGCCCCGCCAGGAGTTCATCGTCTGCGGATACCTTCCCCCGAAGAGTTCGCTCCCGGCCTTCAGCTCGCTTGTTCTGGGGACGCTTGAAAATAATCGGCTCGTTCCACGCGGGAAGGTCGGCACCGGCTTCAAGGAGGATGAACGGCGAAGCCTGCTGAAGAAATTGAATCCGTTGAAAACTTCGCGTGCGGCATTCGACATCGAGGACCGGAAGGTCGTCTGGGTCAGCCCGGAGCTGGTGGTCGAAGTGGAATACGCGGAGATCACCCGCGATGGATCGATCCGACAGGGCTGCTTCATCGCATTGCGCGAGGACAAGGGCCCACGTGAAGTCCATCTCGACGGAATCCGTTCTGCGTCAGCTCATAACGAGAGCTCGAAGGTTTGCGGCATTGTCATCAGCAATCCTGATCGAGTGGTTTTCCCCTCCGACGGCATCACGAAGATCGAGGTGGCCTCATACTTCGAGCGAGTCGGCGAACTCATGATGCCATTTCTAATCAGAAAGCCTCTGGCTGTCCTCCGCGCTCCAGAGGGTCTCGCGGGTCAGCAGTTCTTTCAAAAGAGCTTTCCCACTCACCTGCCCCGCCACGTTTATCAACGGACGCTCGACGACGGGACGGAGATTTTCACCATTCGGAACGTCAAGGGACTGGTGTCGCTCGCCCAATTCGGGGTGATCGAGATTCATCCATGGGGCGCTCCTCTACCACAGGGAGACAAACCTGACTCCCTGATCTGGGACCTCGATCCGGACGCCAGCGTTCCTTGGGTAGAGGTCAAGGGTGCCGCCATTCTACTCCGCGACTTCCTTGCCGAGCGGGGGCTTGACACGATTGTCAAAACCTCCGGCGGCAAAGGGCTGCACGTCATCCTGCCGGTGAAAAAGCAGCATGGTTGGGATGTCCTCAAACCCTTTACCAAAGAGGTTGCCCGGCAGATTGCATCGCTCAGTCCGCAGCAATTCACCATCACGGCATCGAAGGCAAAGCGCTCCGGGAAGATCTACATCGACTGGCTGCGGAACGGCCGCGGTGCCACTTGTATCGCCCCATGGTGCGTGCGAGCCCGGCCGGGAGCGCCGGTATCCATGCCCATCTCGTGGTCAGATCTCCGGAGTCTCCAACCCGCGGGCTTTAGTTTCCAAGAGCCACCACAGATGCCCTCTGATTGGACGAACATCGTAGCGCAGAAGATCAGTAAAGCGGTCATTAAGGACTTGGGGTTGTGA
- a CDS encoding EF-hand domain-containing protein yields the protein MRQPRNLAALKSVAFATLTLGGFTLPAAAGLLPSNPIFLTADVDLSGTLTIGEYTTTLKAGIGVNAAARKFKSADRNLNGSIDLREFLISIKAIPTPSKAETQFEIADANTNGSLTVDEFAANYNARLSVVKLRQHYLRADANADGSVTLPEYLSFRSGDYDKTKITIFTLADVNADNELDPEEFGYYYARGTAETKIIIQFQKRDANDDGVLTRDEWNPGVRRNATL from the coding sequence ATGAGACAACCTCGAAACCTAGCAGCACTCAAGTCCGTCGCCTTTGCAACTCTCACCCTGGGTGGCTTCACCCTGCCCGCGGCCGCCGGACTGCTCCCAAGCAATCCAATTTTCCTCACCGCAGACGTCGACCTTTCTGGCACGCTCACGATCGGGGAATATACCACCACGCTCAAGGCTGGCATCGGCGTGAATGCCGCGGCCCGCAAGTTCAAGTCCGCGGACCGGAATCTGAACGGCTCCATTGACCTCCGCGAATTTCTTATCTCCATCAAGGCCATCCCCACCCCGAGCAAGGCCGAAACCCAGTTCGAGATCGCGGATGCCAACACCAATGGTTCCCTGACCGTCGATGAGTTCGCCGCCAACTACAATGCGCGCCTTTCAGTGGTGAAGCTCCGTCAGCATTATCTCCGGGCCGATGCGAATGCCGACGGCTCCGTCACCCTGCCGGAGTATCTCTCGTTTCGCAGCGGAGATTACGACAAGACCAAGATTACGATCTTCACCCTGGCCGACGTGAATGCCGACAACGAACTCGATCCGGAGGAATTCGGCTACTACTATGCCCGCGGCACCGCTGAAACGAAGATCATCATCCAGTTTCAAAAGCGTGATGCCAACGATGACGGTGTGCTGACACGCGACGAGTGGAATCCCGGCGTGCGACGCAACGCCACGTTATAG